From a region of the Candidatus Pantoea bituminis genome:
- the uvrY gene encoding UvrY/SirA/GacA family response regulator transcription factor: protein MISVLLVDDHELVRAGIRRILEDIKGLVIAGEANCGEDAVKWCRQNQVDVILMDMNMPGIGGLEATRKIVRYNPDIKIIMLTIHTENPLPAKVMQAGAAGYLSKGAAPQEVVSAIRSVNAGQRYIASDIAQQMALSQIEPQKTESPFSCLSERELQIMLMITKGQKVTEISEQLNLSPKTVNSYRYRMFSKLNISGDVELTHLAIRHGLFNAEPLISSE from the coding sequence TTGATCAGTGTGCTTCTTGTTGATGACCATGAACTGGTTCGCGCCGGTATTCGCCGAATTTTGGAAGATATCAAAGGATTAGTGATTGCAGGTGAAGCGAACTGTGGCGAAGACGCGGTGAAATGGTGCCGCCAGAATCAAGTTGATGTCATTTTAATGGACATGAACATGCCCGGCATTGGTGGCCTGGAAGCGACACGAAAAATTGTGCGCTACAATCCAGATATCAAAATCATTATGCTGACAATTCATACCGAAAATCCGTTGCCCGCCAAAGTGATGCAGGCAGGCGCAGCAGGTTATCTCAGCAAAGGTGCCGCGCCGCAGGAAGTGGTAAGCGCGATTCGCTCAGTGAACGCCGGCCAGCGCTATATCGCTTCTGACATTGCTCAGCAGATGGCACTGAGTCAAATTGAGCCGCAAAAAACCGAATCACCCTTCAGCTGTTTGTCGGAAAGGGAATTGCAGATTATGCTGATGATCACCAAGGGACAAAAGGTGACGGAAATTTCCGAGCAACTCAATCTCAGTCCTAAAACCGTTAACAGCTACCGCTATCGCATGTTCAGCAAGTTGAATATCAGTGGTGATGTAGAGTTAACGCATCTGGCCATACGACATGGCCTGTTCAATGCGGAGCCGTTAATCAGTAGTGAGTGA
- a CDS encoding DUF2594 family protein: MSDEDFSTSQETQKLSDEVACLKMMVTLILKGMGQADAGKVIINMERYVQTLGDKPQAEVFSNTIKQIKTAYRQ, translated from the coding sequence ATGAGCGACGAAGATTTTTCAACCTCGCAGGAAACCCAGAAACTGTCTGATGAAGTTGCCTGTCTGAAAATGATGGTGACGCTGATTCTGAAAGGAATGGGCCAGGCTGACGCAGGGAAAGTGATTATTAATATGGAACGTTATGTCCAAACGCTGGGCGATAAGCCGCAGGCTGAGGTCTTTAGCAACACCATTAAGCAGATCAAAACCGCTTATCGCCAGTAA
- a CDS encoding acyl-homoserine-lactone synthase, giving the protein MKIIQTQLKDMPSSLLAELGSYRYSVFARGEGWSIPPRLSTPGQEYDRYDRSDVTWLLAWSAREGISGCARLMPWFEPEQNEGIILPFEQEKVWEMSRFSARLDVDSELPLNILWHAVQLAELNGIEYIISSATPMLEKMFEQHQVAYEPLTPGLIQSEDNLFAIRIPVIQPALAEKYRGTRRFSPEEVLPSLGVSVNWQSHG; this is encoded by the coding sequence ATGAAAATAATTCAAACGCAATTAAAGGATATGCCGTCCTCTTTGCTTGCCGAGTTAGGCAGCTATCGTTACAGCGTTTTTGCACGCGGCGAAGGGTGGTCAATTCCACCTCGTTTAAGTACGCCGGGGCAGGAATATGATCGTTATGATCGATCAGATGTAACCTGGCTACTTGCCTGGAGTGCGCGCGAAGGGATCAGTGGCTGCGCACGTTTAATGCCGTGGTTTGAGCCTGAGCAAAATGAAGGCATTATCTTACCTTTCGAACAAGAAAAAGTATGGGAAATGTCACGTTTCTCAGCCCGGCTGGACGTTGATTCTGAACTGCCGCTCAATATTCTGTGGCACGCTGTGCAGTTGGCTGAGCTAAATGGTATTGAATATATTATTAGCTCGGCAACGCCGATGCTGGAAAAGATGTTTGAGCAGCATCAGGTCGCGTACGAGCCACTGACGCCGGGATTGATTCAGTCAGAAGATAATCTGTTTGCGATTCGCATTCCGGTTATTCAACCTGCGCTGGCGGAAAAGTACCGTGGCACGCGTCGCTTTAGCCCGGAAGAGGTGCTGCCATCGTTGGGTGTTTCGGTTAACTGGCAATCACACGGTTAA
- the sdiA gene encoding transcriptional regulator SdiA — MTTENYFAWRAEAESQFQHLTAAPQLKRLLQSYTESLGFDCFAFLIQHPVPFTRPGIHVHSTYPKLWVKQYEKQNYFAVDPVLLLCQRPGRGVEWTADLFTGAGNLWKEAGEFGLHSGFSCSAMAPNRAIGILSISSHQPFTTQQRRVELEVKLHFLAELSLRVLERLKDDSMLVLKNDFSQRELEILKWTAEGKTSVEISLILSISEHTVNFHQKKMQKRFNVSNKTQIACYAAAIGLI, encoded by the coding sequence ATGACCACCGAGAATTATTTCGCCTGGCGAGCTGAGGCGGAAAGTCAATTTCAACATTTAACAGCTGCGCCCCAATTGAAGCGGTTATTACAGAGCTATACCGAATCATTGGGATTTGATTGCTTTGCTTTTTTGATTCAACATCCGGTTCCTTTTACCCGGCCGGGCATTCATGTACACAGCACTTATCCCAAATTATGGGTTAAGCAATATGAAAAGCAGAACTACTTTGCTGTAGATCCGGTGTTGCTTTTGTGTCAAAGACCAGGCAGAGGCGTTGAATGGACTGCCGATCTGTTTACTGGCGCGGGCAATCTTTGGAAAGAAGCAGGCGAGTTTGGCTTGCACAGTGGTTTTTCTTGTTCAGCAATGGCACCAAATCGAGCCATTGGTATATTATCTATATCATCGCATCAACCTTTTACCACGCAACAACGGCGCGTCGAGTTGGAAGTGAAACTGCACTTCCTGGCGGAGCTGAGTTTGCGCGTGCTAGAGCGTTTGAAAGATGATTCGATGCTGGTCCTGAAGAATGACTTTAGTCAGCGAGAACTGGAAATTTTAAAATGGACCGCCGAAGGAAAAACCTCGGTTGAGATTTCGCTTATTTTATCTATTTCTGAACACACGGTGAATTTTCACCAAAAAAAGATGCAAAAACGTTTCAATGTTTCCAATAAAACGCAGATTGCTTGTTATGCAGCAGCGATCGGACTGATTTAA
- a CDS encoding extensin-like domain-containing protein, which yields MRTLILLLVFIAVGWGSLPWIKKNLPPQFNPFTPLAVTDPPGWMTQLKMKRLASDPVACLDVMNRAQQAGLVSFNQRSPVTGACPLANPLRIQKFGPVSLSSSFLASCPMAVASTMYVLRSRDQITKQQQSPLVRISHVGSYACRNIYHRAEGRLSEHATADAWDVTAFQLANGQRLEVGKNWQQPAAKAQTLHSLWQEGCRVFGNALGPDYNAAHASHFHLGMRGAGYCR from the coding sequence ATGCGCACGCTTATCCTGTTACTGGTATTCATTGCGGTGGGTTGGGGAAGTTTGCCGTGGATCAAAAAGAATCTGCCGCCTCAGTTCAATCCCTTCACGCCACTTGCAGTTACCGATCCGCCAGGTTGGATGACGCAACTGAAAATGAAGCGGCTAGCGAGTGATCCTGTTGCCTGTCTGGATGTGATGAATCGTGCTCAGCAAGCAGGATTAGTCAGTTTTAACCAGCGTTCGCCGGTGACGGGCGCATGTCCGCTGGCTAATCCATTGCGCATCCAAAAATTTGGGCCGGTAAGTCTTAGCAGCAGTTTTCTGGCGAGCTGTCCGATGGCGGTTGCCAGCACCATGTATGTTTTACGCAGTCGCGATCAAATAACAAAACAGCAGCAAAGCCCGCTGGTGCGCATCAGCCACGTTGGCAGTTATGCCTGTAGGAATATTTATCATCGCGCTGAGGGGCGACTGAGCGAGCATGCCACAGCGGATGCCTGGGATGTTACTGCTTTTCAATTGGCTAATGGACAGCGTCTTGAGGTAGGCAAAAACTGGCAGCAACCCGCAGCGAAGGCGCAAACGCTGCATAGCTTGTGGCAGGAGGGATGTCGGGTATTCGGTAACGCATTGGGGCCAGATTATAACGCTGCGCATGCCAGCCATTTCCATTTAGGTATGCGCGGTGCAGGCTATTGTCGTTGA
- the cycA gene encoding D-serine/D-alanine/glycine transporter has protein sequence MVDHSKDAVVTQENPEKLQRSLHNRHIQLIAIGGAIGTGLFMGSGKTISLAGPSIIFVYMIIGFMLFFVMRAMGELLLSNLEYKSFSDFAADLLGPWAGYFTGWTYWFCWVVTGIADVVAISAYFQLWFPGFSIWMSALLCLFVFVTLNVATVKLFGEMEFWFAIIKIVAIVALIVTGIVLVSMHYPSPGGGTASLSNIWDHGGMFPKGLSGFFAGFQIAVFAFVGIELVGTAAAETHDPHKVLPRAINAIPLRVIMFYVLALMVIMAVTPWTAVQADRSPFVEMFVLIGLPAAASIVNFVVLTSAASSANSGIFSTSRMLYGLSQQGVAHRAFGRLSARAVPTTGLFFSCLCLLSGVALIYLIPDVMTVFTLVTTVSAILFMFVWTIILCSYLVYRKKYPQRHAKSAFKMPMGKLMCWVCIAFFAFVLVLLTLQEDTRQALMVTPVWFALLTLGWLLRRRASR, from the coding sequence ATGGTTGATCACTCTAAAGACGCGGTGGTTACGCAGGAGAACCCCGAAAAACTGCAGCGTAGCCTGCATAATCGCCACATCCAACTCATCGCAATCGGCGGTGCCATTGGCACTGGGCTGTTTATGGGCTCGGGTAAAACCATCAGCCTTGCAGGTCCTTCGATTATTTTTGTTTATATGATCATCGGTTTTATGCTGTTCTTCGTCATGCGTGCCATGGGCGAACTGCTGCTTTCCAACCTTGAATACAAATCTTTCAGTGACTTTGCTGCCGACCTGTTAGGGCCTTGGGCAGGATATTTTACCGGCTGGACTTATTGGTTCTGCTGGGTTGTCACCGGTATTGCCGACGTAGTAGCGATAAGCGCCTATTTCCAGTTGTGGTTCCCCGGTTTCTCAATATGGATGAGCGCCCTGCTTTGCCTGTTTGTCTTTGTGACGCTGAATGTCGCCACGGTAAAGTTGTTCGGTGAGATGGAATTTTGGTTCGCGATTATCAAAATCGTCGCCATTGTCGCGTTGATAGTCACCGGTATCGTACTGGTTTCAATGCATTATCCTTCGCCAGGCGGCGGGACTGCATCACTGAGTAATATTTGGGATCATGGCGGCATGTTCCCGAAAGGGTTAAGCGGCTTTTTTGCCGGCTTCCAGATTGCGGTGTTTGCCTTTGTCGGCATCGAACTGGTGGGTACCGCGGCTGCCGAAACACACGATCCGCATAAAGTTTTGCCACGCGCTATCAACGCCATTCCGCTGCGCGTGATTATGTTTTATGTGTTGGCGCTGATGGTAATCATGGCCGTGACGCCGTGGACCGCAGTACAGGCCGATCGCAGCCCATTTGTTGAGATGTTTGTCCTGATTGGCTTACCGGCTGCCGCCAGCATCGTGAATTTTGTTGTACTGACTTCTGCGGCTTCGTCTGCCAACAGCGGCATTTTCTCCACCAGCCGCATGTTGTATGGCCTGTCACAGCAAGGCGTGGCGCATCGTGCATTTGGACGTCTTTCAGCGCGCGCAGTGCCGACTACCGGTCTGTTTTTCTCATGCCTTTGCTTGCTGAGTGGCGTGGCGCTGATTTATCTGATCCCGGATGTCATGACAGTATTTACGCTGGTGACGACGGTCTCAGCGATTCTGTTCATGTTTGTCTGGACAATCATCCTCTGTAGCTACCTGGTTTATCGCAAAAAATATCCACAGCGCCATGCAAAGTCGGCGTTCAAAATGCCAATGGGTAAATTGATGTGCTGGGTTTGCATCGCTTTCTTCGCTTTTGTGCTAGTGCTGTTAACCTTGCAGGAAGATACGCGTCAGGCATTAATGGTGACGCCAGTGTGGTTTGCCTTGTTGACGCTGGGTTGGTTATTGCGCCGTCGCGCTAGTCGCTAA
- the rutR gene encoding HTH-type transcriptional regulator RutR, which translates to MKTDEKKPTRRSRAVAAKRAAILDAALAFFSQFGIHGTTLDQVAERADVSKTNLLYYYPSKEVLYVAVLKEILDVWLAPLRALAHDQDPLMAIRRYIRLKLEVSRDFPQASRLFCLEMLQGAPLLKGELAGDLKQLVDEKAAIIERWIDEGRLAGVQPQHLIFMLWATTQHYADFASQVEAVTGQTLSDPQFFDQTVDNVQRMIIEGIRVR; encoded by the coding sequence GTGAAAACAGATGAAAAAAAACCAACGCGCCGTTCGCGAGCTGTAGCGGCCAAGCGTGCAGCTATCCTGGATGCTGCGCTGGCATTCTTCTCGCAATTCGGTATTCACGGCACTACGCTAGACCAGGTTGCCGAACGCGCCGATGTCTCGAAAACCAATCTTCTTTATTACTATCCTTCCAAAGAAGTTTTGTACGTAGCCGTGCTGAAAGAGATTCTTGACGTATGGCTGGCACCGCTTCGCGCGTTAGCCCACGATCAAGATCCGCTGATGGCTATACGCCGCTATATTCGCCTGAAACTTGAAGTGTCACGCGATTTCCCGCAGGCATCACGGCTGTTTTGTCTGGAGATGCTGCAAGGCGCACCGCTATTGAAGGGCGAACTGGCTGGCGATCTCAAACAGCTGGTGGATGAAAAAGCCGCGATTATTGAACGCTGGATTGATGAAGGTCGATTGGCTGGCGTACAACCGCAGCATTTGATCTTTATGCTGTGGGCAACCACGCAGCATTACGCCGATTTCGCCAGTCAGGTTGAGGCGGTAACTGGGCAAACGTTGAGCGATCCGCAATTTTTCGATCAGACGGTAGATAATGTGCAGCGCATGATTATTGAAGGTATCCGCGTGCGTTAA
- the rutA gene encoding pyrimidine utilization protein A, translating into MKIGVFIPIGNNGWLISSTAPQYKPTFELNKAIVQKAEHYHFDFALSMIKLRGFGGKTEFWDHNLESFTLMAGLAAVTSRIEIYATAATLTLPPAIVARMAATIDSISNGRFGVNLVTGWQKPEYEQMGLWPGDEYFGSRYKYLTEYVTVLRDLWGTGKSDFKGDFFTMNDCRVSPQPQKPMKVICAGQSDAGMAFSAQHADYNFCFGKGVNTPTAFSSTSIRMKQAAEKAGRDVGSYVLFMIIAAETDEEARAKWEHYKAGADEEALAWLTTQSQQDTKSGSDTNVRQMADPTSAVNINMGTLVGSYANVARMLDDVAEVDGTHGVLLTFDDFLQGIEDFGQHIQPLMACRSALIDAQQEVA; encoded by the coding sequence ATGAAGATAGGCGTCTTTATTCCGATTGGTAACAATGGCTGGTTGATTTCATCTACTGCACCGCAGTACAAGCCGACTTTTGAACTGAACAAAGCGATTGTGCAGAAAGCTGAGCATTATCATTTCGATTTCGCGCTGTCGATGATCAAACTGCGCGGCTTTGGCGGAAAAACGGAATTCTGGGATCATAACCTCGAATCTTTCACGCTGATGGCAGGTCTGGCCGCCGTGACTTCACGCATTGAGATCTATGCAACCGCCGCCACGCTGACTTTACCGCCGGCCATTGTGGCGCGCATGGCCGCCACCATTGATTCCATTTCCAACGGGCGCTTTGGCGTCAACCTCGTCACCGGCTGGCAAAAACCAGAATATGAGCAAATGGGTTTGTGGCCTGGTGATGAGTATTTCGGTAGCCGCTACAAATATCTGACCGAATATGTCACGGTGCTGCGCGATCTTTGGGGCACCGGCAAATCAGACTTTAAAGGTGACTTTTTCACCATGAATGATTGCCGCGTCAGCCCGCAACCGCAAAAACCGATGAAAGTGATCTGCGCGGGTCAAAGCGATGCGGGCATGGCATTTTCGGCGCAGCATGCGGATTACAACTTCTGCTTTGGCAAAGGCGTCAATACACCAACGGCGTTTTCCTCGACCTCAATACGCATGAAACAAGCGGCAGAAAAAGCGGGCCGCGATGTCGGCTCTTACGTGCTGTTTATGATCATTGCGGCGGAAACCGATGAAGAAGCACGCGCCAAATGGGAACACTACAAAGCGGGCGCCGATGAAGAAGCGCTGGCCTGGCTGACCACACAAAGTCAGCAAGATACCAAATCGGGTAGCGACACCAATGTGCGTCAAATGGCTGATCCGACTTCAGCAGTAAACATCAATATGGGCACGCTGGTCGGCTCCTACGCCAACGTGGCTCGCATGCTGGACGACGTCGCTGAAGTTGACGGCACGCACGGCGTGTTACTGACTTTTGATGACTTCCTGCAAGGTATTGAAGATTTTGGTCAACATATCCAACCGCTGATGGCTTGCCGCAGCGCACTGATTGATGCTCAGCAAGAGGTAGCTTAA
- the rutB gene encoding pyrimidine utilization protein B — translation MNTVYCAHTPDIPQVELPARPEAIAFPPSQTALIVVDMQNAYATQGGYLDLAGFDVSATKPVIANIHQAVTAARAAGIQIIWFQNGWDDQYVEAGDAGSPNFHKSNALKTMRKRPELQGTLLSKGSWDYALVDELTPQAGDIVLPKPRYSGFFNTPLDSMLRSRGIRHLIFTGIATNVCVESTLRDGFFLEYFGVVLEDATYQAGPTFAQQAAIFNIETFFGWVSNVDTFCESLQPSV, via the coding sequence ATGAATACGGTTTATTGCGCCCACACGCCCGACATTCCCCAGGTTGAACTGCCTGCACGTCCTGAAGCTATCGCCTTCCCGCCCAGTCAAACGGCGTTGATTGTGGTGGATATGCAAAATGCCTATGCCACTCAAGGCGGCTATCTCGATCTGGCGGGGTTTGATGTTTCAGCCACCAAACCGGTGATTGCCAACATTCACCAGGCGGTAACGGCTGCACGTGCAGCGGGTATTCAAATCATCTGGTTTCAGAATGGCTGGGACGATCAGTACGTCGAAGCGGGCGATGCAGGTTCACCCAACTTCCATAAATCGAATGCCCTGAAAACCATGCGCAAACGTCCTGAATTGCAAGGCACCTTGTTATCAAAGGGCAGCTGGGATTATGCGCTGGTTGACGAACTCACACCGCAAGCTGGCGATATTGTGCTGCCAAAACCGCGCTACAGCGGCTTCTTTAACACGCCACTCGACAGCATGCTGCGCAGCCGTGGCATTCGCCATTTAATTTTCACCGGTATCGCGACCAACGTCTGTGTGGAATCGACATTGCGCGACGGCTTCTTTCTGGAATATTTCGGCGTGGTGCTGGAAGACGCAACCTATCAGGCTGGGCCGACTTTTGCCCAACAGGCCGCCATTTTCAATATCGAAACGTTCTTTGGCTGGGTATCCAACGTCGATACTTTTTGCGAAAGCCTGCAACCCTCCGTCTAA
- the rutC gene encoding pyrimidine utilization protein C, whose amino-acid sequence MPKSVIIPPGTTTPIAPFVPGTLADGVVYVSGTLPFDENNNVVHVGDAAAQTRHVLETIKKVIETAGGSMEDVTFNSIFLTDWTNYAAVNQVYADYFPGEKPARFCIQCGLVKPDALIEIASIAHIGKQEA is encoded by the coding sequence ATGCCGAAAAGTGTGATTATCCCGCCAGGTACCACGACGCCCATTGCGCCTTTTGTTCCGGGAACGCTGGCAGATGGCGTGGTTTATGTCTCGGGCACATTGCCGTTTGATGAAAATAACAACGTGGTGCATGTCGGTGATGCGGCCGCGCAAACCCGTCACGTGCTGGAAACCATCAAGAAAGTGATCGAAACCGCAGGCGGCAGCATGGAGGACGTCACGTTCAACTCCATTTTTCTTACCGACTGGACAAACTATGCAGCGGTGAATCAGGTCTATGCCGACTATTTTCCTGGCGAAAAACCGGCGCGCTTCTGCATTCAATGCGGCTTGGTCAAACCGGACGCCTTAATCGAAATCGCCAGCATTGCGCACATCGGTAAACAGGAGGCGTGA
- the rutD gene encoding pyrimidine utilization protein D — MHVEIHGQPADEAPTLVLSSGLGGVTGFWQPQLATLCERYCVVLYDQRGTGRSADTLPEGYSMKMMAAELAEALTLHGITKFGIVGHALGGLIGLQLALDYPTRVERVAVINGWLTLNAHTQRCFHVRQDLLLNVGIDAFVRAQPLFLYPSEWMAQHQARLEQEDAHHVAHFQGTENLLRRLNALMTADFSTRAASITSPVLVICSQDDLLAPWSCSVQLAAALPDSQLVEMPWGGHAMSVTDPEPFNALLMQWLNDTDTVLKTAHVAD; from the coding sequence ATGCACGTTGAAATTCATGGCCAGCCTGCTGACGAAGCGCCCACGCTGGTGCTCTCTTCCGGGTTGGGCGGTGTTACCGGCTTTTGGCAGCCACAGTTAGCGACACTTTGTGAACGTTATTGCGTGGTGCTGTATGACCAACGCGGCACCGGGCGTAGTGCTGATACGCTGCCGGAAGGCTACAGCATGAAAATGATGGCGGCAGAGTTAGCAGAGGCGCTAACTCTGCACGGTATAACAAAATTTGGCATTGTTGGTCATGCGCTAGGCGGCTTGATCGGTTTACAGCTGGCGCTTGATTACCCAACACGCGTTGAGCGCGTCGCGGTGATTAATGGTTGGTTAACGCTTAATGCGCATACCCAACGCTGTTTTCATGTGCGTCAGGATCTGCTGCTCAACGTAGGCATTGATGCCTTTGTCCGGGCGCAGCCGCTGTTTCTTTATCCCTCTGAGTGGATGGCGCAGCATCAGGCGCGGCTGGAACAGGAAGATGCGCATCATGTCGCCCATTTCCAGGGAACGGAGAATCTCTTACGCCGTTTGAACGCATTGATGACGGCTGACTTCAGCACCCGCGCCGCCAGTATTACATCGCCGGTGTTGGTGATATGCAGCCAGGACGACTTGCTGGCGCCGTGGAGTTGTTCAGTACAGCTCGCTGCCGCCTTGCCTGATAGCCAGCTGGTAGAAATGCCGTGGGGCGGCCATGCAATGAGCGTGACCGATCCTGAACCGTTTAATGCACTGCTCATGCAGTGGCTGAATGACACCGACACTGTGCTAAAAACAGCGCACGTGGCGGACTAA
- the rutF gene encoding NADH-dependent FMN reductase RutF: protein MSREDLPPLVEKQDFRNAMSRLGAAVNIITTEGPAGRAGFTASAVCSVTDSPPTLLVCLNRSASVYPVFRENMQLCVNTLASGHEALSTLFGGKTPMPERFIAAEWTTAITGSPILQGAVASFDCRISQIVSVGTHDTLFCEVLALVRNDDTHGLMWFDRGYHPLLRQEAC, encoded by the coding sequence ATGAGCAGAGAAGATCTTCCACCCTTGGTGGAAAAACAGGACTTCCGCAACGCCATGTCGAGGTTGGGCGCAGCCGTCAACATTATCACCACTGAAGGTCCTGCAGGCCGCGCGGGTTTCACCGCCTCGGCGGTATGTAGCGTAACGGATTCACCACCCACTTTACTGGTGTGCTTAAACCGTTCGGCCTCGGTTTACCCTGTATTTCGCGAAAACATGCAACTGTGTGTCAACACGCTGGCATCGGGTCATGAAGCACTTTCAACGCTGTTCGGTGGCAAAACACCGATGCCGGAACGCTTCATCGCGGCAGAGTGGACCACCGCGATCACCGGTTCCCCCATTTTACAGGGCGCGGTGGCTTCTTTTGACTGTCGCATTAGTCAGATTGTAAGCGTGGGAACACACGACACACTGTTTTGCGAAGTACTGGCGCTGGTACGCAACGACGACACGCATGGCCTGATGTGGTTTGATCGCGGATACCATCCTCTTTTGCGGCAGGAAGCCTGTTAA
- the rutG gene encoding pyrimidine utilization transport protein G yields MASSWFPQWQKKSAVTDNGLIAPDETLPAGQTIVLGLQHAVAMFGATVLMPLLMGLDPNLAILVSGIGTLLFFFVTGGRVPSYLGSSAAFVGVVIAVTGFNGQGLNPNLSIALGGVIACGLLYTLIGFVVMKAGTRWIENLMPPVVTGAVVMAIGLNLAPIAVHSVSASSFDSWMAVMTVLCIGLVAVFTRGMIQRLLILIGLIVAWAIYALLTNGLGFGKPVDFTLLAQAPWFGLPQTTAPTFDMQAIVLIAPVAIILVAENLGHIKAVAGMTGRNLDPYMGRAFVGDGLATMISGTLGGSGVTTYAENIGVMAVTKVYSTLAFVAAAVIALILGFSPKFGALIHTIPGPVIGGASIVVFGLIAVAGARIWVQNHVDFSQNGNLIMVATTLVLGAGDFALKIGEFTLGGIGTATFGAIILNAILRQRGKALAENKIVG; encoded by the coding sequence ATGGCGAGTTCCTGGTTTCCTCAGTGGCAAAAGAAGTCGGCAGTAACCGATAACGGGCTGATCGCCCCCGATGAAACGTTGCCAGCGGGACAAACAATTGTTCTCGGCTTGCAACACGCAGTCGCGATGTTTGGCGCGACGGTATTAATGCCGCTACTGATGGGGTTGGATCCCAACCTGGCGATTTTAGTTTCAGGTATTGGCACGCTGCTGTTCTTCTTTGTTACCGGTGGTCGCGTGCCCAGCTATTTGGGATCCAGCGCCGCCTTTGTCGGGGTGGTGATTGCCGTTACCGGCTTCAACGGTCAAGGCCTGAATCCTAACCTCAGCATCGCGCTGGGCGGCGTTATCGCCTGTGGTTTGCTGTATACGCTGATTGGTTTCGTGGTGATGAAAGCCGGTACGCGCTGGATTGAAAACCTGATGCCGCCGGTGGTAACGGGTGCGGTAGTGATGGCGATTGGTTTGAATCTGGCGCCCATTGCTGTTCACAGCGTCTCTGCCTCCTCCTTCGACAGCTGGATGGCGGTAATGACCGTTTTATGTATTGGCTTGGTGGCGGTATTTACCCGTGGCATGATTCAGCGGCTGCTGATTCTTATTGGCCTGATCGTAGCCTGGGCAATCTATGCGCTGCTGACCAACGGTTTAGGATTTGGCAAACCGGTGGATTTCACCCTGCTCGCTCAAGCGCCTTGGTTTGGACTGCCGCAAACCACCGCACCCACGTTTGATATGCAAGCCATTGTGCTGATCGCGCCGGTGGCAATTATCCTGGTAGCAGAAAACCTCGGACATATTAAAGCAGTAGCAGGTATGACCGGGCGCAATCTCGATCCCTACATGGGGCGCGCGTTTGTCGGCGACGGTCTGGCCACTATGATTTCTGGCACCCTGGGCGGCAGCGGCGTCACAACCTATGCCGAAAACATTGGCGTCATGGCGGTTACCAAAGTCTATTCCACGCTTGCGTTTGTCGCAGCAGCGGTGATTGCGTTGATCCTCGGCTTCTCACCTAAGTTTGGTGCGCTGATTCACACCATTCCCGGACCGGTGATTGGCGGCGCATCCATTGTGGTCTTTGGCTTGATTGCTGTGGCGGGTGCGCGTATTTGGGTGCAAAACCATGTCGATTTTAGTCAGAACGGCAATCTGATTATGGTGGCAACAACACTGGTTTTAGGCGCAGGCGACTTTGCGCTGAAAATTGGCGAGTTCACGCTGGGCGGTATTGGCACCGCCACGTTTGGTGCGATCATCCTTAATGCTATTCTGCGCCAGCGCGGTAAGGCACTGGCCGAGAATAAGATTGTCGGTTAG